In Sphingobium amiense, a genomic segment contains:
- a CDS encoding response regulator has translation MSLGQQLHPHLPFLRRYARALTGSQAHGDAYVRATLEAIVAAPEEFPRDVDPRLGLYKTFHAIWSSSHLEDVPVSIGGSQEAIAQARLARLTPLPRQALLLTALEGFTVEDTAYLVDMDAADVEALVEEALSEIEAQTRAKVLIIEDEPIIAMDIETIVRDLGHDVTAIAVTREDAVREAMADRPGLVLADIQLADDSSGIDAVKDILSEFSVPVIFITAFPERLLTGERPEPTFLITKPFQRSTVKAAISQALFFDEATAPV, from the coding sequence ATGTCGCTTGGACAGCAACTGCACCCCCATCTTCCTTTTCTGCGCCGCTATGCCCGCGCGCTGACGGGCAGTCAGGCGCACGGGGACGCCTATGTCAGAGCGACGCTGGAAGCCATTGTCGCGGCTCCCGAAGAATTTCCGCGCGACGTCGATCCCCGCCTCGGCCTTTACAAGACTTTCCATGCGATCTGGTCCTCATCCCATCTGGAGGATGTGCCGGTGTCCATCGGCGGAAGTCAGGAAGCCATTGCGCAGGCGCGCCTCGCGCGGCTGACGCCGCTGCCGCGTCAGGCGCTGCTGCTCACCGCGCTGGAGGGCTTTACCGTTGAGGATACGGCCTATCTGGTGGACATGGATGCAGCCGATGTCGAAGCGCTGGTCGAAGAAGCGCTGAGCGAGATCGAGGCGCAGACCCGCGCCAAGGTTCTCATCATCGAGGACGAGCCGATCATCGCCATGGACATCGAAACCATCGTGCGGGATCTCGGGCATGACGTGACCGCCATCGCCGTGACGCGCGAGGACGCGGTCCGCGAAGCGATGGCGGACCGGCCCGGTCTCGTCCTCGCCGACATCCAGTTGGCCGACGACAGCAGCGGGATCGACGCGGTCAAGGACATCCTCTCCGAATTTTCGGTGCCGGTGATCTTCATCACGGCATTCCCCGAACGTCTGCTGACCGGCGAGCGGCCCGAACCGACCTTCCTCATCACCAAGCCGTTTCAGCGTTCGACGGTCAAGGCGGCCATTTCGCAGGCTCTGTTCTTCGATGAGGCGACGGCGCCGGTGTGA